A section of the Leptospira barantonii genome encodes:
- a CDS encoding LA_2444/LA_4059 family outer membrane protein yields MQTRYVRFSKRKRILEFSILLCWIGSAFATLNAEFEKEDPSKNGRKNSFELILKRQTYQWTPYDFTSYTERSLLETSIKADSIQQNQKVLTPFVLRFDHSEKKFRVEISAYEIELANPNTIVTQAGSSGFEIRRQYLNPMIRSEAELNLFKIFDPNDDWRIFAGAGIRNINKYKYGYYLREGAYEEYFYTYGPQLVFRTDYRIREKFFISLGVDLFYTEGNRFYKPTSMTLDSIVVSAGSSGVRGIYRGGEVDISVAYQISESFKFYVGYSYIDSQFSYYGFNQTDLRFGIASNDPFRSGTNDANEISNVWKISHTIQSGHRDLLRGAYLGLSINF; encoded by the coding sequence ATGCAAACACGTTATGTCCGCTTTTCGAAAAGAAAAAGAATTTTGGAATTTTCGATTCTTCTTTGTTGGATCGGTTCCGCTTTTGCAACTTTGAACGCGGAGTTCGAGAAGGAAGATCCGAGCAAAAACGGAAGAAAGAATTCTTTTGAACTGATTCTCAAACGCCAAACGTATCAATGGACCCCGTATGATTTCACTTCTTATACGGAACGTTCTCTGTTGGAAACATCGATCAAAGCCGATTCGATCCAACAAAACCAAAAGGTTTTGACGCCTTTCGTATTACGATTCGATCATTCGGAAAAGAAGTTTCGCGTGGAAATTTCGGCGTATGAAATCGAATTAGCAAATCCGAATACGATCGTAACACAGGCCGGTTCTTCCGGATTCGAAATCAGAAGACAGTATTTGAATCCGATGATTCGATCCGAAGCTGAGTTGAATCTGTTTAAAATTTTCGATCCAAACGACGACTGGAGAATTTTTGCGGGCGCGGGAATCCGAAATATCAACAAATACAAATACGGCTACTATCTACGGGAAGGCGCGTATGAAGAATACTTCTACACATACGGACCTCAACTCGTATTCAGAACCGATTATAGAATCCGGGAAAAATTCTTCATAAGCCTCGGTGTGGATCTTTTTTACACGGAAGGAAATCGTTTTTACAAACCGACGTCGATGACCTTGGATTCGATCGTAGTTTCCGCCGGAAGTTCCGGCGTTCGCGGAATCTATCGAGGAGGCGAGGTCGACATTTCGGTCGCATATCAAATTTCAGAATCGTTTAAATTCTACGTGGGTTATAGTTATATCGATTCACAGTTTAGTTATTACGGATTCAATCAAACGGATCTACGTTTTGGAATCGCATCCAACGATCCGTTTCGAAGTGGAACGAATGATGCGAATGAAATTTCCAACGTGTGGAAAATCTCTCATACGATTCAATCCGGACATAGGGATCTTTTGCGCGGAGCATATTTGGGACTTTCTATAAATTTTTAA
- a CDS encoding patatin-like phospholipase family protein, giving the protein MSSYFTPGKTVFPGNNHILPKPGKKSTALIVAGGGMKGSFAGGVLAALHQYIPSTHFDLIVGVSSGSCSAAYYATGFEQSYEESIRILDIWTKELIGNKFISFLHPFKGKTVLDQEYLIDFIFGEKYRLPKENFDRKEAPPLYIAVTNLAKLQAEYIKASASNALNLLKAATSLPIATRGKWKLEDQFYGDGGIADPIPLEKVIEAGYKDITVVLNTNQNEYSSPISKFSGWLAYPSDKKLSHMITKVHHTMYNRAVQILKHPPKDVRIQVISPSYQELTMVTTSAEKLTRSINRGIEAGFKAVASIKEEFSHFKTKLKDKGWKIL; this is encoded by the coding sequence ATGAGTTCTTATTTTACTCCGGGCAAAACGGTCTTTCCGGGAAATAACCACATTCTCCCCAAACCCGGAAAAAAATCCACGGCCTTGATCGTCGCCGGAGGAGGAATGAAGGGTTCTTTTGCGGGCGGAGTGCTTGCCGCGCTTCATCAGTACATTCCGTCGACTCATTTCGATTTGATCGTGGGTGTTTCTTCCGGTTCCTGTTCCGCGGCGTATTACGCGACCGGTTTCGAACAAAGTTACGAAGAATCGATTCGAATTTTGGATATCTGGACGAAGGAATTGATCGGGAATAAATTTATTTCTTTTTTACATCCCTTTAAAGGCAAAACCGTACTCGATCAGGAATATCTAATAGACTTTATATTCGGCGAAAAATATAGACTTCCGAAAGAGAACTTCGATAGAAAAGAAGCCCCTCCTCTTTACATCGCCGTAACCAATCTCGCAAAACTTCAGGCGGAATACATCAAGGCCTCCGCGTCGAACGCTCTCAATCTTTTAAAGGCGGCAACCTCTCTTCCGATCGCGACCAGAGGAAAATGGAAATTAGAAGATCAGTTTTACGGAGACGGGGGAATTGCGGATCCGATTCCTTTGGAGAAAGTGATCGAAGCCGGTTATAAGGACATTACGGTTGTCTTAAATACCAATCAGAACGAATATTCGAGTCCTATCTCCAAATTTTCCGGTTGGCTCGCGTATCCTTCCGATAAAAAACTCAGTCACATGATTACAAAAGTGCATCATACGATGTACAATCGTGCGGTTCAGATTCTCAAACATCCTCCGAAAGACGTTCGCATTCAGGTAATCTCGCCTTCGTATCAGGAACTCACGATGGTGACTACGAGCGCGGAAAAACTCACACGTTCGATCAACCGAGGAATCGAAGCCGGATTCAAAGCGGTCGCTTCCATCAAGGAAGAATTCTCCCATTTCAAAACCAAACTCAAAGACAAGGGTTGGAAAATTCTGTAA